The genomic region CGCCAGGAAGCCCGGGCTCCAGTCCTCAAAGCGGTGGAGGTGATCCATGATCGCCGTGGCATGACCCACAAACTCTTTCTGCGCCAAGGCTCGTGCGGCGATCATGGCCACGAGCGGCGAAGGATCGTCAAGGAACTTCAGGACTTCGTCAGCGTACTCGGGAAGTCCGAGGCTGCTGAGCATCTGAACGGCGCGCGCCCGGTCCTCGGGATCTTTAGACCGGCGCCTACGGGCTATTCGGGCAAGAAACGGATGGGCCAACGAAGATAGGGTGCGTCGCTCCTCGCCCCGGAATCGGTTCGCGTAGCGCAAGAGGAATTCAAGAAAGTAGTCCCGATCCCAGGGGCGGATCCATTCGGCAAGGAACGCGGTGTGCCGCCCTCGCCCGACGGCCTCCATCACCCAGGGTTCCCACTCCCGTTCCAGACGAGCCCAGCGTCTGGCCTTGATGTTGTTTCGCAATCGCATCATGACTGTGAAACCGGCGAACAGGAGGGTCAGTCCAAGGAGGACCAGGACCGATATGCCCAGGTAGAGCAGCACCTTGTCCTGAAGGAAACGGTCCGCCAATACGTCAAGTCCCATGGGGGCGATCTTCCCAGCAACGCTGGCCGGGAGCAACCGGTGGATCCAGTGGGGCAGGCGGGTCAGCCGCGCGTCATCTGCCGGCGGATTCGCGCCACCAGTTCCACGGGAGAGAAGGGTTTGGTGATGGCGTCGTTCGCTCCCAATTCCAGGGCGCGCGACACCGTCCCCTCGCTCCCCAACCCCGCCAAAAGGACGATCGGAACCTTCCGGAGGAACGGATGGCCGCGAAACCGACTCAACAGTTCCAAACCGTCCATTCCGCGAATCTCAACATCGAGGATGATGAGATCGGGCGCAGCCTTCTTGCAAGAATCCAGAGCGACGATTCCCTCCGTGTATGTGGACACTTCAAATCCTTCCCGCTCCAGACGATGCTGGAGCACGGATGCCACGATGGGATCGTCCTCGACCAGCAGCACCTTCTTGACCTGCAGAGCCGTTCCCTCATCGGAAAAAATCACCCGGTCCCGGCCGGCCCCTTTCGCCGCGTTCATGAGGCGGATCGCCTCACGGACGACATCCTCCACGCGGTCCCCGGCCCGAACGGGCGTGACCCCCGCGGAGAATGTCGCTTTGAATTTCCCGCCATCCCTTGATTGAAATGTGCCCTTGCGAAGATGCTCCAAGGCCTTTTCGAGGGCCCGTGCCGCCCCCTTGCCATCGGTGTCCGGAAAGAGGACGACGAATCCTTCCCACCCCCAGCGCGCCAGGAGGTCGGACTTCCGAAGCCCCTGGGAGACGACTGCGCTGAAGCGACGAATCACCCCGTTGCCCACGGAGCGCCCGTAGGATTCGTTGATCAATTGAAGATGATCGAGATCGAGCATCGCCACCGAAACCGGCTCGCGGGTCCGAGCGGCATGCGACTGCGCGCGCTGAAAAGCCTCGATAAAGGCCCCCCGGCTCGGCACGCGCGTCAGGGGATCGTAGAGCGATCCGCGAGAAATCTCATCGGCACGTTGGAGGCGCGCGGATACGACGGTGGCCAAATGCTCCAGATCGAGCGGCTTGGTCAGAACGTCCTCCGCGCCGAGGGCCAGGCATTCCAATCGCGTCCGCCGGTGGGCCGAATCCGAAAGGATCAGCACGGGAATCCCAGACGTGGCCGACTCCTCCTTGAGGCGCACAAGGAGGTCTCTGGCGTCGATGTCGGGCAGGAACATTCCGAGAAGAATCAGTTGGATGTTGGACGAGGCCAGGATCTCACCCGCCCTCGCCGCGGAGTCCGCCGTAACGATTCGACGGCCGGAGGAAGTCAGCCGCTCACGCAGGGCCGCGAGAACGTTCGGATCCGAATCGACCGCCAGGATGGATTTGCGGCGATCTTCCGGAATACCGTCGACGGTATGGAGCATCGCCAGAATCCGACCGAGGCGATCGGGCATCGCAGCATCATCGGCTAAAGCCAGGGCTTGAGCCGCATCGGTAATTTCACAGAAGCCGCATTGTGCGCACAGGGAACGGATGGAATTGGCGATACGCCGGATGGAACCGACGGACTCCACCTCTCCCTTGCCAAGGGCGTCCCGCGCCGCCTCCAGCGCCGCGGCGCGGGCCAGAAGGGCTTCGTGACACCAGTTCTTGAGGTCGTCCGCTTCCGTCATGGTCTTGCCGCCGACAGGGTCGGCCTTTGGAGGTTTGGGACGGGACTCCGCGCGCCTACGCAGCGGAGATCTTGGAAGGCGAGGCGTTCGGATCAGTCATCTCCGCCGCAATCCTTGGCGTTGTTGGTATCCGAGCATGACCCCCCGTGAACCGTGAGGATCCTGAGCCCACCGAGGCCGGAGGCAACGAACAGCACATTTCCCCGATAGGAGACATGGTTCACCGATTCTTGTTTGGCAAATTGAAGCCGGCCCAGCAGGGGAAGGTCGAATGGGGCATCTGCATTGTCCTTCTCAAGGTTGCCGGTCGCCCGTGCCACGTAGACGCCTGCCTCGCCGTTGGAGATGAAGACCAGATCCCCGTGAACGGAAACCGCATTGGTAACCACCACGGAGGCATCCAGCCCGGAAACGGTTGGGACCGCCACGCGGGAAAGAATGCTCCCGCTCTTCAGAGCGATCACCTGCGCGCCCTTCGATCCCGCCGCAACGAAGGCTTTTCCGCCCTTCACAACGACCGTGGATTTGGATTGGGGAATGTCGGCTCCCTCGAAGGGGAAACTCGAAATCAAACCGGCGGACGAACGATCCAGCACGGCGAGCCGCCCGTTGGTGCCCTGAACCACCGCAACCTGATCCCCGGCCACGTCCAGCCACCGGGCATCGCTTAGGACGGCGCTGGACAGGAGCGAAATGGACTTCGAATCGAAGATGAAAAGCCCGCCCCCATCGCCCGAGGTCGCATAGACACGGCCTCCCTGGACGGCCACGGCCGTTCCGGCGAAGCTGCTCAGGGCCACCCTCAGATTGTTTTCCAGCCCCAGTTTCCCCTGCGAAGCCGACATGCGCTCCAGCACCGCGGAACTTGTGAACCCGGCATCGCCGGTGGCCTCCGCGAGGAACACCTCGCCTGACTCGTATGCCACCGCGTTGATGTCGGCGTTCTGGAACACGGCTTGGGAGATCAGCTTGGGTTCTTCGGGCTTGGTCACGTCAAATACGTTGAGCGCGCCCGCGTACACGTCCCCCTTCACATTGTAGCTCACGAACGCCAGGTGGCCCGAGATGGCCACGGAGGTCGCCTGGACAGCCTGTCCACCGACCGTGGGGGGGTGCACTTCCGCCACGAGTTTGAGGTCGATGGGTTGGGGGGACGATGGAGCCCGACGAATCGCGCTGGGGTCCGCCACGCCCTCCACCGGCACGGTCGTATCGGTCAACTGAACCTGATCGCCCAGGCTGGATTCGTCGTTGGTGATTGAAACCCGGCCCTCGGATTTTTCATCCGACCCGGAATCCTGGCACCCGGGAGCCAACCCGAACGAAACAATCAGAAGGGCTGCCGAAATTGGGGTGGGCATGAACATCCGCATTAATGACCTCTCTTGTCGTGGAAGGCTACCAAAATGCTTGATGAAATGCAATGTCGGGCCTCACTTTCGGTCACTGATCTGGGAAAGAAGATGCTCCATCAAGGGGAGGTAGACATTCCAGAAGAAAACCTCTGGCTTGACCCGTGGGTTCATGGGCAGCAGCCGATAAAAGAACTCAAGGCCCCAGATTTTCCAGGTGAACGGGGCGCCTTGGATATCGGCAAAATCTCCGGCGAAATAGAAGACCGGAACCTGTCCCTCCATCTTGCGCATCACGGCAGGGAACGAATCGGGAATGCCGGCCTTCAGGATCTTCTCCTTCCCCACCTCCGAGACGTTCAACTGATACCGCGCCAGTACAGAGGCGCCAGGCGGGACACGGACGACATCAAACCAATAGAGGTAAGGGAGCCCGGACTTCGCATCGATTGCGCCGCTGTTCGATTTCTCGATTTCGAACGTCACACCATCACGGGATATGTCGTTCCGCGTCGATAGGACCACCAACCTTCCATCGTCGTGCACGAAGAGAAGGCCCGGCCCGCTGAAGTTCCACGGTTCTCCGTATTGCCGCTCGTACCCCTGCACGGCCCAGAGGGGAACCTCCCCACTTCGATGCAAGTTGTCGAAAATCCGACCAACCCAGCCGGACCATTCCACCCCGAGAGTTTCGGAGAGGATCCTCCGTGCTTCAGCGCCCGTGGGCGTGGCGAAGGAATTGAACTCCGCGATCAGCGCCGTGCCTTTGCGTACCGCATCCTGAATCTGTCCGGCCTCCTTGACTTCGAGTCCACCATAGAGGAGCGATGAGAATTTGCCTCGGGTATCTCCCAAGTAGTATTCACTCGCATACACACCGTAGGTGTCCGCGATGTAGAGCAGATCGACCCCCTCAAGCGAGTCCGGCAGCGATTGGACACGGAATTTCTTTTCCGGCAAAGGATGGAATCCGGCGTAGTCCCGGTCGTAGGCGAAATCCGAGCCGTCCGGCTTCACGACCTTGAGATGATTCAGCACCCACATCAGCCCCTTATGCTCGCGATAGCTCGGATCCGGAACCGTTTTGTCGAGGATTACGACGGACAGGGGGCGCGCGTCGGATTGTCTCCAAATCAGGTGCGGACCCAAGACCAGCAGCGTGACTGTGGCGAGAAGGAAGAGAGACCACGTTCCGCCCTTTTTCAGGGCGGTCTTATTTTTTCCTGCCAGCTTGAACCTTCCCGAGGAGTTCCAGGGCTTCCTGATTCTGGGGATCGAGCTTGAGGACCGTTTCCATCCTGAGCGCCGCTTCTTGCGAATTTCCCTGCCGGAACCGCACGTGGCCGAGTCCGATCAGGCCCGATACATTCGCCGGATCGCCTTTGAGCACGGAAGAGAACTGAACGTCCGCCGTCGAAAGATCGTTCTGCCGCAGAGCCGTGTATCCGAGGCCGAGCTGCCCATCCGTACTTTCCGGTAGATCCTTCAGAGCGGACTCGAAGGCGATGCGAGCGCCCCCCATGTCACCCGTGTGATAGGCGGCCCAGCCGCGAAGCAGGAACGCAGGCGGCTCCGGGGCGGCTATTCCCGAGAGGGTTTCGATTACCTGCGCATACTTCCGCTCGTCGAATTCCTGCTGGGCGCGATCCAGGAGTCGGGTGTCTTGCGAACGGTCCCCTTGGCGGATGAGGTAGCTCCCCGACTCCGTACCCCTGGCGTCCAGAAGCGCTTTCACCCTGGCCACTCGATGGATTCCCAGATAGCAGTGAACATAAACTTTTCCGTCGATCCCGGCGATGCCGGCTGCCGCTTCAGCGGCACGTTGCTCCGCATCCGCGCCAAGCGCTTTTCCAAGAATGCTCGCCATGGGGAGATTGATTACCGTTACGCCGTATTTTTCACCCAGCGTTTTCTCGCGTTTCAGCAGCACCGCCTCATAGGGAACCCTGGGATCGAGAAGGCTGGCGATGGTTTTCACCCCATGGCCTCGAAGGATTTCGAAGTCGCTCTCGACCGGGTACGGCCCGATGATGACCTTGCCACCGGTATCGGAAATCTTGCCGCGGAACAGGCTCGTCAATGGATTGTCCGGCGTCAGGAGAATCCAGACCGCCGCGACCCCGAGGAGAACCCCGGCGCCAATAATTGACCACACCCAACGCTTCATAATTTTTCTCGTTTACCCGGTAGCGCGATGCTTTACAAGAGGAGAAGGTTACGACCGGGTGCTTGAGCCAAGATGGCGATGGCACCGGCTTCCTTGATTGCGGGCAGGATTGCCCGCATGACGAAACCCAGTGCCTGAGCCAGGAAGGCGATGGTATTCGCTTCCTCTGACGTCGGCAGGATTGCCGACATCAGGAAGCGAATGCCGGCGGGCCGGATTGAACGGCCAACCTAGGGCTTATGAGACCCTCGCTCTGCCATTGAGCTACACCGGCGACTTAGTTGTTTCGCAAGGTTAGCCGACCTCACCGCCTTTTGCCATCCCCCTCGGTGGCTGTCTTGATGGCTGTTGGGTCCCCTACCTTCACGTCCGAAAGCTTCTCAACAGCCGACTTCATGTGGTCGGGTGAAAAATGTGCATAACGAAGGACCAAACTGAGCGACTTGGGGGAATGACCCAGGAGCTTCCCGATTTCAGCAAGTGGCACGCCAGCCATGGCCAGGCGACTCGCGAAATCGTGGCGCAGATCGTGAAAATGTACGTCGTCTACTCCCGCCCGCTTCGCAAGACGTCTGAAAAAATTCGACAAGTAGTGGACGGCCCTGCCGAACCACGCGGGGAAAATGGGGAGCTCCTTGATTTGCCCCGATGGGAGCGTAGTCACATTGCCCGCATCCCTTACCTGGACTCTCCGGATCACTCGGAGCCGAAGCCCCCATAGAATTTCGTACACTTCGCTGTTCATCGGTACCTCGTACGTCTTACCGCCCTTATTCTCCCGGACCGTGATAGTGCGCTTGTGAAAATCAGCATCGCCCCACCGGAGCGATGTGAGTCCCGTCAGGCGAATCCCCGTGTTCCACGCGATCCTGATCAGCGGGATGTTCTCCGTGTCACATGCCGATAGCAACTTCGCGCGCTCATCTTCGCTCAGATACCTGACCCGGTCATTGTCCTCCGTGAGGAAAAGCCCCCGCTTCTTGGGGAATGCGGCGGGGTTCGTCTTGACCCTCGTCTTAGGGTCGATCATCGAACGATAGTAGATAGCCCGGAGAGTCCCGATGTATCGATTCACAGTTCCCGGTTCATGTCCCTCTATGAGACGTTGTTTCACGCTCTCAATGTCGTCGGGCGTAATCGTATCGGCGGGCCGATCCCCAAGAACCTTCGTCCAAAACTTTACGTGACGTTCAATCGACGGCATGTACTTCCCATTTTTCACCGCGTACTCAACATAAGCCGACGCAATTTTTCGGAATTGAATTGTTCCTGCTCGCCCGACCGACTCCGGGAAGAATTTTGCTTCCCGCACTTCCGTTTTGCGCTTCCGATAGACCTCAACGGCCAGCCCCCTCGGGCCAACTTTTTCTCGGTGACGTTTCCCGATCTGGTCATAGAACACTACCCACCACACTCCCGATGCCTTGGGGTACTCGTACACACCCCGCTGTTTCTTCGCCTGCCTTCCCATCTTCAAACCTCCAATTATTCCTTTCCGCCGATCCGCAAGGCTCCGTCCATGATCTTTTGAATCACCTCCTCCCTGAAGCGAAGAGCACGCCCTAATTTCACCACCGCTCCCACCGGGAACTTTTTCAGATAGACCCATTTGTAGACCGTACTAACCTTCAGCCCGAGCTTTTCAGCCAGGTCAGGGGGTCTGATGAGTTTCTGCATCGCGCCTACCTCCTCCCCTTGTCCTGGGGTGAAACAATCGTGCCATAGAGTCGTGCCGCCAAAACGCCCGCCGCGAGGATCAATCCTCCGACGGCCGCAGCTTTGGCGATCTCCTTCCCGAAATGCCGCTGGTCCGCCGCCCTTCGGAGCTTGAGGCACTCGCTCTGAAGAATTCCCAGGACCTGCCTCGCCAGCGGGTCTAGCCGAACTTCCTTGCCTCCCGCAGCTTCCCACCTGAAAATGCTACTCGGGTGAACACCAGCAGCCTTCGCCAGCTGTATCGGCGACAGCCCGAGACACTCTCGAAGGTCTTCGATCTCCTGTCCGGTCATATTTATATAGAGTCTTATATACAATCCTATACAAGTCAAGCGATTTTTCTCCCTCAGGAGGTGTGCCAATGAGGGTGCTCCGAGAGGTGGACTGCTCAACAGCGGAGTCGTACAATTACCGGAATTGACATGGTGCAGGGGCTGGGCGACGAACTAGAGTGGAAGACCCGGAAAAAGCGAATCGATCCGAGGCTGGATGCCTGCGACTGGAGATTACCCACGAAAGGGCAAGTGCCCCTTCGGACGCCGTACCGGACCGAGGAATACCCTACAGATAACGGGCCGGCAGATTACGCCCTGCATCTTGACGGGAAAGTTCTTGGGATCGTCGAGGCGAAGAAGGTAACACTCGGTCCGCAGAACGTTCTGACTCAAGCAGAGCGGTATGCACGCGGGGCCACCAATAACGGGTTCGATTTCAATGGACTGCGTGTACCGTTCCTCTATTCGACCAACGGTGAAGTGATCTGGTTCCATGATATCCGACATCCCCTAAACCGGTCCCGTCGCATCGCCGGATTCCACACGCCCGAAGCCCTAAAAGAGCAACTTGGCCGCGATTTCGACGCCTCCTGCCGATGGTTTACGGAGAATGCGAATGCCCACCCAAGATTGCGCCCCTACCAAGTAGAGGCAAACACCGCCACGGAGCAGGCCATCGCGAACCGGAAACGCGAAATGCTCGTGGCGATGGCCACGGGCTCCGGCAAGACGTTCACCATGGCGAATCAGATGTATCGATTCATGAAGTCCGGTGTATCCAAGCGCATTCTTTTCCTGGTGGATCGGCGGGCGCTCGCCGCCCAAGCCGTTCGCACGCTCGCCTCATTCGAACCGGAACCCGGACAGAAGTTCGACAAGCTCTACGAGGTTTACAGCCAACGTTTCCACCGCGACGATCTCGACGAAGAGGAGAAATTCGATCCGGAAGTCCTTCCGTCAGACTACCTGCTGAAGCCCAGCCCCGATCACTCGTTCGTTTACGTCTGCACCATCCAGCGAATGGCGATAAATCTTTTTGGACGGAACGCGATTTTCGGCTCGGGCGACGAGGAAATCGACGAGGATGCCGATCACCTCGATATCCCTATCCACGCCTTCGATGTCGTCATCGCCGACGAGTGCCACCGAGGCTACACATCTCAAGAACTTTCGGTCTGGCGGAACACGCTCGACCACTTCGATGCGATCAAAATCGGCCTCACCGCCACACCCGCCGCGCACACGACGAGCTATTTCAAGGAAGTCGTCTTCCGATATGAGTACGAACGAGCCGTCCGGGAGGGCTATCTCGTGGATTACGATCCCGTTGCCGTTCACTCCGATGTGCGGCTGCGCGGCGTGTTCGTCAAAGAAGGGGAGAAAGTTGAGAGGGTGGATACGGAGACCGGAAACGAGCAACTCGATCTCATGGAGGACGAGAGGCATTTCGACGTGCCGGAGGTGGAACAGCACGTCACGTCTCCGGATTCCAATCGCAAGATCATTGAAGAACTCAAGAAACACGCCTTGGAGCATGAACAGAAATACGGGCGCTTTCCCAAGACGTTGATCTTCGCCGCAAACGACCTGCCGCACACCTCCCATGCCAATCAGCTCGTCGACATCTGCCGCCGGGCATTCGAACGGGGCGATGCCTTCGTTCAAAAGATCACGGGATCGAAGGACGTCGACCGACCTCTCCAGCGCATCCGGGAATTCCGCAACCGTCCCCTTCCGGGTATCGTCGTCTCGGTCGACATGATGTCCACCGGGGTCGACATCCCCGATCTGGAATTCATCGTTCTCCTTCGGCCCATCAAGTCCCGCATCCTTTTTGAGCAGATGCTGGGCCGGGGCACCCGGAAGGGCGAAAAACATCCGGACAAATCCCATTTCACGGTATTCGACTGCTTCGGCGGTTCTCTTTTGGAATACTTCCGGAAGGCCACGGCAATTTCGGCCATCGCGCCGGAACGGGTGGCCCGGACCATCGAAGAGGTCATCAATGATGTCTGGAGCAACCGGGACCGCGAGTACAACATCTGTTGCCTGGTGAAGCGGCTTCAACGTATCAACAAGGAGATCGCGCCCGAGGGACGTGACAATCTGAAAGTTTTCTTGCCTGATGGCGATCTGGGCCGATACGCTCAAGGACTCCCCCACGCGCTCAATCAGGATTTCGTTGCCACGATGAAGCTCTTACGCGATCCCGACTTTCAGAAACTCCTGACCGATTTCCCCCGACCGAAACGCGTCTTTTACGTGGCCATCGAGAGCCAGGACACCGTCAGCTCGGAAGTCCTCATCCGGGATGCGGTTGGAAACGAATGGACGCCGGGGGACTACATCAAGGCCTTCCACGCTTTTGTTCGGGAGAATCCGGATCAGATCCAGGCGATTGGAATCCTCCTCAACCGACCCCAGGATTGGGGGATGGAGGCGCTCGTCGATCTTCAGAGCAAGCTGGCGGTCACCAAACTGCGGTTCACTGTGAAGAACTTGCAGACGGCCTACGGCGCACGCTACAAGAAAGCCCTGGTGGACATCATCTCGATGATCAAGCATGCGGCACGCGAGGGGGAACCTCTCCTGACCGCCGAGGAGAGGGTTGAGAAGGTGTTCAACATCATCAGGTCGCGCTACGAATTCAGCTACGAACAACAGAATTGGCTCGCCAGAATCCGCGAGCATCTCGTGGCCAATTTGTCCATCGACCCGAAGGACTTCGACGAGATTCCTGTTCTCTCGCGCGAGGGAGGATGGCAGAAAGCCAGAGGTGTTTTCGAGAAGGGCCGGCTTCGCCAAATCCTCCAGGATTTCAACCAATCCATCGCCGCATGAGTGACGTCGTCCAAAAACTTTGGGGCTTTTGCCACACCCTCCGTCACGACGGCATCAGCTACGGCGACTACATCGAACAAATCACCTATCTGCTCTTTCTGAAAATGGCCGACGAGAAGGACGTGAGAATTCCCAAAGCGTGCGCGTGGCCCGAACTTCGTGCCCAATCGGGCAGCGACCTTCTCGACGGCTACGTGGATATTCTCCGAAAGCTTGGGAAGGAGAAAGGCATCCTCGGTGATATCTACTCCTCCGCGCAGTCGCGGTTCCGGAATCCCGTCAATCTCAAGAAATTGATCAGTTTGATCGATGAGACGGAATGGACGGCGCTCGGCGTGGACGTGAAGGCCGAAGCCTACGAGGGCCTCCTGGAAAAAGCGGCCAGCGAGGGCAAGAAAGGAGCGGGGCAATACTTCACCCCGCGCATTCTGATCCAGTCGATTGTCCGTTGCATGAAACCCGATCCGAGGAAACACGCCGAGTTCACTATTTGCGATCCCGGCTGCGGAACGGGTGGATTTCTCGTGGCGGCGTATGAATGGCTTGTCGGTCGAACAAAGGGCGGCGCGCTGGATCGCGAGATCGCAAAGCGAATTAGGGCGAAAACCTATTTCGGCCAGGACCTCGATCCCCAGCCGCGCCGTCTTGCCCTGATGAATCTCTATCTCCACGGTTTGGAGGCGGTCATCGCGCTGGGCGACTCAATCTACGAGCCACCGGGAAGTGAGAAGTTCGATGTTGTCCTGACGAATCCACCTTTCGGGACGCGAGGCGCGAACCAAGCGCCGGACCGGGAAGATTTCACCGTGGCCACGTCGAATAAACAGCTCAATTTCGTCCAGCACGTCCTCACCATTCTGAAGCCCGGCGGTCGGGCGGCGATTGTGTTGCCGGACAATTGCTTGTTCGAGGATCAGGCCGGAGAGGTGATGAAAATACTCACCGAGGATTGCGATCTCCATACGGTATTACGCTTGCCGCGTGGGACCTTCACCCCCTACAGCCAGGGCGTGAAGGCAAATGTTGTGTTTTTCACCAAGGGATACGCGACGGAGACGGTATGGATTTACGACGCCCGAACGAACGTGCCGGGGATCACCAAGAAAGATCGCCCGCTCGCGCCGAAGCACTTCGAGGGATTCGAGAAGTGCTATGGCTCCGATCCGAATGGCCGTGGAAAACGGAATCCGACGGACTCGAAGGAGGATCGTTGGCGGAGCTTCCATATTTCAGATGTCAAAACCCACGATTTCAAGCTGGACAGCTTCAAATGGCTCAAGGAAGACTCCCTTGAGGACGCCGATGACCTCCCGGACCCAGAGGAACTCGTAGCCGACGCCGTTTCCGAACTCAATGCCGCCATGAAGGATTTGAACAAGATCATGGCGTATCTTGAGAATGGAGAAGCGGTACCAAACAAACCGAAGGGGACATGATAGTTACAGCACCCAACTCGGCGACCGGCACTCCTTCGGCTCCGAGTCACTCTGAACTCCCCGAACGGTGGACAATTGCCAAGCTTCTGGAGGTTTGCGAGCTGAATCCGAAGAAGCCGGCGAGGAACGCCCTGCCGAAAACCGCTCCAGTATCATTCGTGCCAATGGCGGCGGTAGACGAGAAGGAGGGCGCGATTCGTATAGTCCATGAGCGGGCATTCGCAAGCGTAAGGAATGGGTACACTGCCTTTCGTGAAGGCGACGTATTGATGGCAAAAATCACCCCGTGTATGGAGAATGGCAAAGCGGCTGTTGCCCGAGGCTTGAAGAATGGGATCGGTTTCGGATCAAGCGAATTCCATGTTCTCCGTCCGTCCCCGCAGGTGTTGCCTGAGTTCATC from Nitrospirota bacterium harbors:
- a CDS encoding HEAT repeat domain-containing protein, whose translation is MGLDVLADRFLQDKVLLYLGISVLVLLGLTLLFAGFTVMMRLRNNIKARRWARLEREWEPWVMEAVGRGRHTAFLAEWIRPWDRDYFLEFLLRYANRFRGEERRTLSSLAHPFLARIARRRRSKDPEDRARAVQMLSSLGLPEYADEVLKFLDDPSPLVAMIAARALAQKEFVGHATAIMDHLHRFEDWSPGFLAAMLAAVGPELAPQLEGFLSDPEKQTSARSVAAEALLRLNQFSAAERAAAIIETEQSVDLVAACLRLLGAVGRPEHLDLIRRQAKSSHFSIRAQAIGALGRLGDMEDVAVLRRAFMDKSPWVAIQAATALKGIGADGILEAIAEAPSHPRHILAQQILESAA
- a CDS encoding response regulator, whose amino-acid sequence is MTEADDLKNWCHEALLARAAALEAARDALGKGEVESVGSIRRIANSIRSLCAQCGFCEITDAAQALALADDAAMPDRLGRILAMLHTVDGIPEDRRKSILAVDSDPNVLAALRERLTSSGRRIVTADSAARAGEILASSNIQLILLGMFLPDIDARDLLVRLKEESATSGIPVLILSDSAHRRTRLECLALGAEDVLTKPLDLEHLATVVSARLQRADEISRGSLYDPLTRVPSRGAFIEAFQRAQSHAARTREPVSVAMLDLDHLQLINESYGRSVGNGVIRRFSAVVSQGLRKSDLLARWGWEGFVVLFPDTDGKGAARALEKALEHLRKGTFQSRDGGKFKATFSAGVTPVRAGDRVEDVVREAIRLMNAAKGAGRDRVIFSDEGTALQVKKVLLVEDDPIVASVLQHRLEREGFEVSTYTEGIVALDSCKKAAPDLIILDVEIRGMDGLELLSRFRGHPFLRKVPIVLLAGLGSEGTVSRALELGANDAITKPFSPVELVARIRRQMTRG
- a CDS encoding tetratricopeptide repeat protein, with product MWSIIGAGVLLGVAAVWILLTPDNPLTSLFRGKISDTGGKVIIGPYPVESDFEILRGHGVKTIASLLDPRVPYEAVLLKREKTLGEKYGVTVINLPMASILGKALGADAEQRAAEAAAGIAGIDGKVYVHCYLGIHRVARVKALLDARGTESGSYLIRQGDRSQDTRLLDRAQQEFDERKYAQVIETLSGIAAPEPPAFLLRGWAAYHTGDMGGARIAFESALKDLPESTDGQLGLGYTALRQNDLSTADVQFSSVLKGDPANVSGLIGLGHVRFRQGNSQEAALRMETVLKLDPQNQEALELLGKVQAGRKK
- a CDS encoding site-specific integrase; protein product: MGRQAKKQRGVYEYPKASGVWWVVFYDQIGKRHREKVGPRGLAVEVYRKRKTEVREAKFFPESVGRAGTIQFRKIASAYVEYAVKNGKYMPSIERHVKFWTKVLGDRPADTITPDDIESVKQRLIEGHEPGTVNRYIGTLRAIYYRSMIDPKTRVKTNPAAFPKKRGLFLTEDNDRVRYLSEDERAKLLSACDTENIPLIRIAWNTGIRLTGLTSLRWGDADFHKRTITVRENKGGKTYEVPMNSEVYEILWGLRLRVIRRVQVRDAGNVTTLPSGQIKELPIFPAWFGRAVHYLSNFFRRLAKRAGVDDVHFHDLRHDFASRLAMAGVPLAEIGKLLGHSPKSLSLVLRYAHFSPDHMKSAVEKLSDVKVGDPTAIKTATEGDGKRR
- a CDS encoding helix-turn-helix domain-containing protein; the encoded protein is MQKLIRPPDLAEKLGLKVSTVYKWVYLKKFPVGAVVKLGRALRFREEVIQKIMDGALRIGGKE
- a CDS encoding DEAD/DEAH box helicase family protein, whose amino-acid sequence is MVQGLGDELEWKTRKKRIDPRLDACDWRLPTKGQVPLRTPYRTEEYPTDNGPADYALHLDGKVLGIVEAKKVTLGPQNVLTQAERYARGATNNGFDFNGLRVPFLYSTNGEVIWFHDIRHPLNRSRRIAGFHTPEALKEQLGRDFDASCRWFTENANAHPRLRPYQVEANTATEQAIANRKREMLVAMATGSGKTFTMANQMYRFMKSGVSKRILFLVDRRALAAQAVRTLASFEPEPGQKFDKLYEVYSQRFHRDDLDEEEKFDPEVLPSDYLLKPSPDHSFVYVCTIQRMAINLFGRNAIFGSGDEEIDEDADHLDIPIHAFDVVIADECHRGYTSQELSVWRNTLDHFDAIKIGLTATPAAHTTSYFKEVVFRYEYERAVREGYLVDYDPVAVHSDVRLRGVFVKEGEKVERVDTETGNEQLDLMEDERHFDVPEVEQHVTSPDSNRKIIEELKKHALEHEQKYGRFPKTLIFAANDLPHTSHANQLVDICRRAFERGDAFVQKITGSKDVDRPLQRIREFRNRPLPGIVVSVDMMSTGVDIPDLEFIVLLRPIKSRILFEQMLGRGTRKGEKHPDKSHFTVFDCFGGSLLEYFRKATAISAIAPERVARTIEEVINDVWSNRDREYNICCLVKRLQRINKEIAPEGRDNLKVFLPDGDLGRYAQGLPHALNQDFVATMKLLRDPDFQKLLTDFPRPKRVFYVAIESQDTVSSEVLIRDAVGNEWTPGDYIKAFHAFVRENPDQIQAIGILLNRPQDWGMEALVDLQSKLAVTKLRFTVKNLQTAYGARYKKALVDIISMIKHAAREGEPLLTAEERVEKVFNIIRSRYEFSYEQQNWLARIREHLVANLSIDPKDFDEIPVLSREGGWQKARGVFEKGRLRQILQDFNQSIAA
- a CDS encoding SAM-dependent DNA methyltransferase produces the protein MSDVVQKLWGFCHTLRHDGISYGDYIEQITYLLFLKMADEKDVRIPKACAWPELRAQSGSDLLDGYVDILRKLGKEKGILGDIYSSAQSRFRNPVNLKKLISLIDETEWTALGVDVKAEAYEGLLEKAASEGKKGAGQYFTPRILIQSIVRCMKPDPRKHAEFTICDPGCGTGGFLVAAYEWLVGRTKGGALDREIAKRIRAKTYFGQDLDPQPRRLALMNLYLHGLEAVIALGDSIYEPPGSEKFDVVLTNPPFGTRGANQAPDREDFTVATSNKQLNFVQHVLTILKPGGRAAIVLPDNCLFEDQAGEVMKILTEDCDLHTVLRLPRGTFTPYSQGVKANVVFFTKGYATETVWIYDARTNVPGITKKDRPLAPKHFEGFEKCYGSDPNGRGKRNPTDSKEDRWRSFHISDVKTHDFKLDSFKWLKEDSLEDADDLPDPEELVADAVSELNAAMKDLNKIMAYLENGEAVPNKPKGT